A single Corvus hawaiiensis isolate bCorHaw1 chromosome 24, bCorHaw1.pri.cur, whole genome shotgun sequence DNA region contains:
- the TMEM167B gene encoding protein kish-B isoform X1, producing MTNVYSLDGLLVFGLLLVCTCAYLRKVPRLRTWLLSERRGVWGVCHKAAVIGTRLHVAVSVSCLLMAFYVLVGK from the exons ATGACCAACG TTTACTCACTGGACGGGCTCCTGGTGTTCGGGCTGCTACTGGTTTGCACTTGTGCGTACCTGCGGAAGGTGCCCCGACTGCGCACCTGGCTCCTGTCCGAGCGCAGGGGGGTCTGGGGAGTCTGCCACAAGG ctgctgtgattGGGACCCGCCTGCACGTGGCTGTGTCTGTGTCCTGTCTTCTCATGGCCTTCTACGTCCTTGTGGGGAAGTGA
- the ELAPOR1 gene encoding LOW QUALITY PROTEIN: endosome/lysosome-associated apoptosis and autophagy regulator 1 (The sequence of the model RefSeq protein was modified relative to this genomic sequence to represent the inferred CDS: inserted 3 bases in 3 codons; deleted 1 base in 1 codon), whose amino-acid sequence MAGIGARWMPLVLCLAVTVSPARTGEQLHVCKESEYHYEYTACDSSGSRWRVAVPHTPGLCTGLPDPVRGTACSFSCKAGEFLEMQAQMCRPCAAGTYSLGTGVRFDEWDEVPHGFANVATNLEVDDGFGDAAGNCTASTWVPLGDYVASNTDECTATLMYAVSLKQSGTVTFEYIYPDSSIVFEFFVQNDQCQPTVEESRWMRTTEKGWEFHSVELSRGNNVLYWRTTAFSVWSKVPKPVLVRNIGITGVAFTSECFPCKPGTFAPTAGSTACQPCPADTFSGKGATACQPCDPDTYAEPGSGSCKPRPPCTDKDFFYTHTACDAGGETQLMYKWAEPKICSEELPQAARLPPSGVKTRCPPCNPGFAKGNGSTCQPCPYGSYSNGSACLSCPAGTEPALGLEYKWWNVLPPNMETTVLSGINFEYKGIAGWEVAGDYIYTAAGASDSDFMILTLVVPGFSPPSPVLEDTESREVARITFVFETLCSVGCELYFMVGVNSRTNTPVETWTGSTGKQSYTYVVEKNATMSFTWAFQRTPYHEAGRRFTSDVAKLYSVNVTNVQGGVASFCRPCAPQPAGSCTPCSPGSAVDPGSGTCQPCPPGTYLRGHPSDGTPTCQPCGPGTHSNQLRSLCYNNCSLALALPGQMLHFEFPALGMGAGVGTGPSFTPKGLRYSHHFRLSPCGHQGRKMASCADNVTAGRGDAARVVTSYVCQSILVPPDITGARTAVSSQPVSLGDRLLGVTTSSVLDGIVSPPELFPPSHPDLPDIIFFFRSNDMTQPCSGGRATTIRLRCDPLRLGTGTLAVPSKCPEGTCDGCTFHFLWVTAEGCPRCSSFHHRPIVGACIGGVQKTTYVWREPRLCHGGDALPPQVIQACRSVDFWXKLGISTGTCMAVLLAALAAYFWKKTQKLEYKYSKLVMXAAARESEATSPDSCAIMEGEDAEDELLFATEMSXFGKLKALTAKRMPDGFDSVPLKTSSSSTDREL is encoded by the exons ATGGCCGGTATCGGAGCCCGGTGGATGCCGCTGGTGCTGTGTCTGGCTGTCACCGTGTCACCGGCACGCACCGGGGAGCAGCTACACGTCTGCAAGGAG TCCGAGTACCACTACGAGTACACAGCATGTGACAGCTCAGGCTCGCGCTGGAGGGTGGCTGTGCCACACACGCCTGGACTCTGCACCGGCCTGCCCGACCCCGTCAGGGGCACTGCGTGCT CATTCTCCTGCAAGGCGGGTGAGTTCCTGGAGATGCAGGCACAGATGTGCCGGCCCTGCGCTGCGGGCACTTACTCACTGGGCACTGGCGTCCGCTTCGATGAGTGGGACGAGGTGCCCCATGGCTTCGCCAACGTGGCCACCAACCTGGAGGTGGATGACGGCTTTGGCGATGCGGCAGGGAACTGCACAGC GTCAACATGGGTGCCACTGGGGGACTACGTGGCCTCCAACACGGATGAATGCACGGCCACCCTCATGTATGCTGTGAGCCTCAAGCAGTCGGGGACTGTCACCTTCGAGTACATCTACCCTGACAGCAGCATCGTCTTCGAGTTCTTC GTGCAGAATGACCAGTGCCAGCCCACGGTGGAGGAGTCCCGTTGGATGCGGACGACAGAGAAAGGCTGGGAATTCCACAGC GTGGAGCTGAGTCGCGGGAACAACGTGCTGTACTGGCGGACCACCGCCTTCTCCGTCTGGTCCAAGGTGCCTAAACCGGTGCTGGTGAGGAACATCGGCATTACAG gggtGGCCTTCACCTCCGAGTGCTTCCCCTGCAAACCCGGCACCTTCGCCCCCACCGCCGGCTCAACCGCCTGCCAGCCCTGTCCCGCCGACACCTTCTCTGGCAAAGGGGCCACCgcctgccagccctgtgaccccGATACCTACGCCG AGCCCGGCTCGGGGTCCTGCAAGCCCCGCCCCCCCTGCACGGACAAGGATTTCTTCTACACCCACACGGCCTGTGACGCCGGCGGGGAG ACCCAGCTGATGTACAAGTGGGCAGAGCCGAAGATCTGCAGTGAGGAGCTGCCGCAGGCGGCCCGGCTGCCACCCTCGGGAGTCAAGACCCGGTGCCCACCCTGCAACCCTGGCTTTGCCAAAGGCAATGGCAGCAcctgccagccctgtccctaTGGCTCCTACTCCAACGGCTCCG cctgcctcAGCTGCCCAGCGGGCACTGAGCCGGCGCTGGGCTTGGAGTACAAGTGGTGGAACGTGCTGCCCCCCAACATGGAGACCACTGTGCTCAGCGGCATCAACTTCGAGTACAAGGGCATCGCAG GCTGGGAGGTAGCCGGGGACTACATTTACACGGCAGCTGGAGCGTCTGACAGCGACTTCATGATCCTCACGCTGGTGGTCCCTGGCTTCAG ccctccgagcccagtgctggaggacacagagagcagggaggtggccAGGATCACCTTCGTCTTTGAGACGCTGTGCAGCGTTGGCTGTGAACTCTACTTTATGGTG GGTGTCAACTCCCGCACCAACACTCCGGTGGAGACGTGGACAGGCTCCACAGGGAAACAATCCTACACCTACGTGGTGGAGAAGAACGCGACCATGAGCTTCACCTGGGCCTTCCAGCGCACCCCCTACCATGAAGCG GGCCGGCGGTTCACCAGTGATGTGGCCAAGCTGTACAGTGTCAACGTCACCAACGTGCAGGGGGGGGTGGCCTCCTTCTGCcgcccctgtgccccccagcccGCTGGGTCCTGCACCCCATGTtcccctggcagtgctgtggacCCCGGCTCAGgcacctgccagccctgcccgccTGGCACCTACCTGCGGGGTCACCCCTCCGACGGGACACccacctgccagccctgcggcccTGGCACACACAGCAATCAG ctgcGGTCGCTATGCTACAACAACTGCAGTCTGGCACTGGCGCTGCCAGGCCAGATGCTGCACTTTGAGTTCCCGGCTCTGGGCATGGGTGCTGGGGTGGGCACCGGGCCCAGCTTCACCCCCAAGGGGCTGCGCTACAGCCACCACTTCCGCCTCAGCCCCTGCGGGCACCAG GGCAGGAAGATGGCCTCGTGTGCTGACAATGTGACGGCTGGTCGGGGGGACGCTGCCCGTGTGGTCACCTCTTACGTGTGCCAGAGCATTCTGGTG CCCCCTGACATCACCGGTGCCCGCACAGCTGTGTCTTCTCAGCCTGTCAGCCTGGGCGACCGCCTGCTGG GTGTCACCACCAGCTCCGTGCTGGACGGCATTGTGTCTCCCCCAGAGCTCTTCCCCCCCAGCCACCCTGACCTGCCTGACATCATCTTCTTCTTCAG GTCCAACGACATGACACAGCCCTGCAGTGGTGGCCGGGCCACCACCATCCGCCTGCGCTGTGACCCCCTGCGCCTTGGCACTGGcaccctggctgtccccag CAAATGCCCTGAGGGCACCTGCGACGGCTGCACCTTCCATTTCCTGTGGGTGACGGCCGAGGGATGCCCCCGCTGCTCCAGCTTCCACCACCGCCCCATCGTCGGCGCCTGTATCGGCGGCGTTCAG AAAACCACCTACGTGTGGCGGGAGCCCCGGCTGTGCCACGGCGGGGACGCGCTGCCGCCACAGGTGATCCAGGCGTGCCGGAGCGTGGATTTTT CTAAACTGGGAATTTCCACTGGGACATGCATGGCTGTCTTGCTGGCCGCGCTCGCCGcttatttctggaaaaagaCTCAAAA GTTGGAATACAAATATTCCAAGCTGGTGA ACGCGGCGGCCCGGGAGAGCGAGGCGACGTCTCCCGACAGCTGCGCCATCATGGAGGGGGAGGACGCGGAGGACGAGCTGCTCTTTGCCACCGAAATGT CTTTTGGAAAACTTAAAGCCCTGACGGCCAAG CGGATGCCGGATGGATTCGACTCGGTCCCGCTCAAGACCTCATCCAGCAGCACCGATCGGGAGCTGTAA
- the LOC125337959 gene encoding protein FAM107B-like — translation MIRWFCGAGPGCAPAPPAPRVQGQGELALRTWSLSQSEKDDDKASRSSAVLEGDRSDVLSLDLAPDGHRGLIQPKKVPNPMRESRSHRDLHRELLFSHSRGILPRHRAELPRVLESLRLRQLREELRGPPSDLEQQLRKRHQRLEEHEREVAGPEPDPRPEFLLVRDSLRKMKLEEAGARQT, via the exons ATGATCCGCTGGTTCTGTGGGGCTGGCCCCGGCTGTgctcctgcacccccagcccccagggTGCAGGGACAAGGAGAGCTGGCACTGAGGACATGGAGCCTTTCACAGAGCGAGAAG GATGATGACAAAGCCTCGAGGAGCAGCGCGGTGCTGG AAGGTGACAGGAGCGATGTTCTCTCCCTGGACCTGGCCCCTGATGGCCACAGGGGCCTCATTCAGCCTAAGAAGGTGCCAAACCCGATGCGGGAGTCCCGGAGCCACCGGGACCTGCACCGGGAACTGCTCTTCAGCCACAGCAG GGGGATCCTGCCCCGGCACAGGGCCGAGCTCCCGCGGGTGCTGGAGAGCCTCCGGCTGAGGCAGCTGCGGGAGGAGCTGCGGGGGCCCCCGTCCgacctggagcagcagctgaggaagcgCCACCAGAGACTTGAAGAG cacGAGCGGGAGGTGGCTGGGCCAGAGCCGGACCCTCGCCCCGAGTTCCTGCTGGTGAGGGACAGCCTGCGGAAGATGAAGCTGGAGGAGGCGGGTGCCCGGCAGACTTGA